Proteins found in one Magnolia sinica isolate HGM2019 chromosome 5, MsV1, whole genome shotgun sequence genomic segment:
- the LOC131246529 gene encoding syntaxin-22-like isoform X2 has product MSFQDLEANSKPSTDRRSKHAGNASVAAGIFQITTAVNGFRRLVDSIGTSKDTPDLRQKLHNTRQGIGQLVKETSAQLRALSESDRNSDVNPSKKIEDAKLARDFQAILQDYKKVQQLAVERESAYAPSVSPSSLPISSGADEQVSLDADPESQGLLREQRRQEILWLGNEVAFNEAIIEEREQGIKDIQDQIGEANEIFRDLAVLVHEQGVVIDDIDSNIEGSYVTTIQAKSQLAKASKSVKSSSSWCWWVLIIFVLVLVIVLVVLII; this is encoded by the exons ATGAGTTTCCAAGATCTCGAAGCCAACTCCAAACCCTCCACCGATCGCCGCTCAAAACATGCCGGAAATGCCTCCGTCGCCGCCGGAATCTTCCAGATCACCACCGCCGTCAACGGATTCCGCCGCCTCGTCGATTCCATTGGCACCTCCAAAGACACTCCCGATCTCCGCCAGAAACT TCATAATACAAGACAAGGGATCGGGCAGCTGGTGAAAGAGACATCAGCTCAGCTCAGAGCATTGAGCGAATCCGATCGAAATTCCGATGTCAAT CCAAGTAAGAAAATAGAAGATGCTAAGCTTGCAAGGGATTTTCAAGCCATCTTGCAAGATTATAAAAAAGTGCAACAACTTGCTGTTGAACGAGAGTCGGCTTACGCACCTTCTGTTTCTCCATCTTCCTTGCCGATAAG CTCTGGTGCTGATGAGCAGGTAAGTTTGGATGCAGATCCAGAGAGTCAAGGTCTCCTCAGGGAACAGAGGAG GCAAGAGATACTATGGTTAGGAAATGAGGTTGCATTCAATGAAGCCATTATAGAGGAAAGAGAGCAAGGGATCAAAGACATACAAGATCAGATCGGAGAAGCGAATGAAATATTCAGGGACCTAGCTGTTTTGGTTCATGAGCAGGGTGTTGTGATAG ATGATATTGATTCAAATATCGAGGGCTCATATGTGACAACAATCCAAGCTAAAAGCCAACTCGCCAAGGCCTCCAAAAGTGTCAAGTCTAGTTCATCATGG
- the LOC131246529 gene encoding syntaxin-22-like isoform X1 — translation MSFQDLEANSKPSTDRRSKHAGNASVAAGIFQITTAVNGFRRLVDSIGTSKDTPDLRQKLHNTRQGIGQLVKETSAQLRALSESDRNSDVNPSKKIEDAKLARDFQAILQDYKKVQQLAVERESAYAPSVSPSSLPISSGADEQVSLDADPESQGLLREQRSQRRQEILWLGNEVAFNEAIIEEREQGIKDIQDQIGEANEIFRDLAVLVHEQGVVIDDIDSNIEGSYVTTIQAKSQLAKASKSVKSSSSWCWWVLIIFVLVLVIVLVVLII, via the exons ATGAGTTTCCAAGATCTCGAAGCCAACTCCAAACCCTCCACCGATCGCCGCTCAAAACATGCCGGAAATGCCTCCGTCGCCGCCGGAATCTTCCAGATCACCACCGCCGTCAACGGATTCCGCCGCCTCGTCGATTCCATTGGCACCTCCAAAGACACTCCCGATCTCCGCCAGAAACT TCATAATACAAGACAAGGGATCGGGCAGCTGGTGAAAGAGACATCAGCTCAGCTCAGAGCATTGAGCGAATCCGATCGAAATTCCGATGTCAAT CCAAGTAAGAAAATAGAAGATGCTAAGCTTGCAAGGGATTTTCAAGCCATCTTGCAAGATTATAAAAAAGTGCAACAACTTGCTGTTGAACGAGAGTCGGCTTACGCACCTTCTGTTTCTCCATCTTCCTTGCCGATAAG CTCTGGTGCTGATGAGCAGGTAAGTTTGGATGCAGATCCAGAGAGTCAAGGTCTCCTCAGGGAACAGAGGAG TCAACGCAGGCAAGAGATACTATGGTTAGGAAATGAGGTTGCATTCAATGAAGCCATTATAGAGGAAAGAGAGCAAGGGATCAAAGACATACAAGATCAGATCGGAGAAGCGAATGAAATATTCAGGGACCTAGCTGTTTTGGTTCATGAGCAGGGTGTTGTGATAG ATGATATTGATTCAAATATCGAGGGCTCATATGTGACAACAATCCAAGCTAAAAGCCAACTCGCCAAGGCCTCCAAAAGTGTCAAGTCTAGTTCATCATGG